One Streptosporangium sp. NBC_01495 DNA window includes the following coding sequences:
- a CDS encoding DoxX family protein, with product MFAAYATITIFASLLFGSAAVVYLIGHEFPKVQADIKRLPRSWVPVLGMMLAAGSLGLLGGFALPMLGTLAAAGLVLYFIGALLAHLRVGSRKLGNWALFFATAVAALTVNLLYHWW from the coding sequence ATGTTCGCCGCTTATGCGACGATCACCATCTTCGCCTCGCTACTGTTCGGCAGCGCCGCAGTCGTCTACCTTATCGGCCACGAATTTCCAAAGGTCCAGGCGGACATAAAGCGTTTGCCGCGGTCGTGGGTACCGGTGTTGGGCATGATGCTGGCGGCGGGCTCTTTGGGGCTGTTGGGTGGGTTCGCCCTGCCAATGCTGGGGACTCTCGCTGCCGCCGGCCTCGTCCTGTACTTCATCGGCGCGCTCCTTGCGCACCTGCGAGTGGGTTCCCGCAAACTCGGGAATTGGGCCCTATTCTTCGCCACCGCAGTGGCCGCACTAACCGTTAACCTGCTCTACCACTGGTGGTGA
- a CDS encoding alpha/beta fold hydrolase, with protein MGFVTAADGAQIYYKDWGEGRPVVLSHGWPLNADSWEAQMLLLAANGYRVIAHDRRGHGRSTQTWHGNEMDTYADDLATLIETLDLREAALVGFSTGGGEVARYVGRHGTARVSQIVLVSAVPPFMLQTHDNPGGVPIEVFDAIRAGSIADRSQLYRDLADGPFFGGNRPGADPSQGMRDAFWLQGLQAGHRNAYECVAAFSATDFRADLDAFDVPTLVIHGDDDQVVPFEVGGKASAARIKDATLKVYPGAPHGITDTHKQQLGTDLLDFLNS; from the coding sequence ATGGGATTCGTCACCGCCGCTGACGGAGCGCAGATCTACTACAAGGACTGGGGGGAAGGGCGGCCCGTCGTGCTCAGCCACGGCTGGCCGCTGAACGCCGACAGCTGGGAGGCCCAGATGCTCCTCCTGGCCGCCAACGGCTACCGCGTCATCGCCCACGACCGCCGCGGCCACGGACGCTCCACCCAGACCTGGCACGGCAACGAGATGGACACCTACGCCGACGACCTCGCCACGCTCATCGAGACGCTCGACCTGCGCGAGGCCGCCCTCGTCGGATTCTCCACCGGTGGCGGCGAGGTCGCCCGCTACGTCGGCCGGCACGGCACCGCACGCGTCTCCCAGATCGTGCTGGTATCCGCCGTGCCGCCGTTCATGCTCCAGACCCACGACAATCCCGGCGGGGTGCCGATCGAGGTGTTCGACGCCATCCGCGCCGGGTCCATCGCCGACCGCTCCCAGCTCTACCGCGACCTGGCCGACGGGCCGTTCTTCGGCGGCAACCGCCCCGGCGCCGACCCCTCGCAGGGCATGCGCGACGCGTTCTGGCTGCAGGGCCTGCAGGCCGGGCACCGCAACGCCTACGAGTGCGTCGCGGCCTTCTCGGCCACCGACTTCCGCGCCGACCTGGACGCCTTCGACGTACCGACTCTCGTCATCCACGGCGACGACGACCAGGTCGTGCCGTTCGAGGTCGGCGGCAAAGCCTCAGCCGCCCGGATCAAGGACGCGACACTCAAGGTCTACCCCGGCGCGCCACACGGCATCACCGACACCCACAAGCAGCAGCTCGGCACCGACCTGCTGGACTTCCTCAACTCCTGA
- the sigJ gene encoding RNA polymerase sigma factor SigJ, which translates to MTTPSEPRDGWLDPSLSAIMSERRQLINLAYRLLGSLADAEDVVQEAYARWYAMSTEQQGAIESPGSWLTKVASRICLDLLGSARARRESYVGEWIPEPLPDQTEWISSRGGGTTADPADKVTLDESINMAFLVVLDSMTPAERVAFILHDVFRYSFAEVADIVGRTPAACRQLAYSARHRLRAVRPTTTSTARQAGIVREFKHAWQAMDIDALIGLLAPDATLVADGGGLVNTTRRPIEGAERIVRSLIKLVGRRSNLAILERTVNGQPGLVVQQDGVTETVAAFDVEGDQIKRIWGVRNPDKLRPWTVGPQHQDNS; encoded by the coding sequence ATGACCACCCCATCCGAGCCAAGAGACGGCTGGCTCGATCCGAGCCTGAGCGCGATCATGAGCGAGCGGCGTCAGCTGATCAATCTCGCCTATCGACTCCTCGGCTCCCTGGCCGATGCCGAAGATGTCGTCCAAGAGGCCTACGCCCGCTGGTACGCCATGTCCACGGAGCAGCAGGGGGCCATCGAGTCCCCCGGCAGTTGGCTGACGAAGGTCGCCAGTCGCATCTGCCTGGACCTGCTCGGTTCGGCTCGGGCCCGGCGCGAGAGCTACGTGGGCGAATGGATCCCCGAGCCACTGCCCGATCAAACGGAGTGGATCAGCAGCAGGGGCGGCGGCACTACCGCCGACCCTGCCGACAAGGTCACTCTCGACGAGTCGATCAACATGGCCTTCCTCGTCGTGCTCGACTCGATGACCCCGGCCGAGCGGGTCGCGTTCATCCTGCACGACGTCTTCCGCTACTCCTTCGCCGAAGTGGCCGACATCGTCGGCCGGACCCCGGCGGCCTGCCGCCAACTGGCCTATTCGGCCCGCCACCGCCTCCGCGCCGTGCGGCCCACCACCACCTCGACAGCCCGACAGGCCGGCATCGTCAGGGAATTCAAACATGCATGGCAAGCCATGGACATCGACGCCCTCATCGGCCTGCTCGCCCCAGACGCCACCCTCGTCGCCGACGGCGGCGGCCTGGTCAACACCACGCGCCGCCCGATCGAAGGCGCCGAGCGGATCGTGCGCTCACTGATCAAACTCGTCGGCAGGCGATCCAACCTGGCGATTCTGGAGCGTACGGTCAACGGTCAGCCCGGTCTGGTGGTTCAGCAAGACGGTGTCACTGAGACGGTGGCGGCGTTCGACGTCGAGGGCGACCAGATCAAGCGCATCTGGGGGGTACGCAATCCCGACAAGCTCCGGCCGTGGACGGTGGGGCCGCAGCACCAGGACAACTCATGA
- a CDS encoding carboxymuconolactone decarboxylase family protein, whose translation MSRRVLLIEHLVRAGGCAAQCPGPPAPASRVADAIAARRPSAALDPGDLYGPWRQEYGQARACPSEDAQRTSKILKAKITTTEVSTVRGDCQAVKPASERVIVSAACHFVMEDQSHQVASPKTTAEIEKGNLAMSMPTTIEQDNLRSRLPDPAQFFPELGQIAGAMLKATLNGAIPQTTVNLVQLRAGQIVGSTYHTVRQTGLLRKAGETEERITAVASWQDAPYFTDAERVALELVEAALTPNPSGERVPDELYAKASFHYDDKALWTLTLAMSQIFFFIPVALIAKPVPGKPPGKNYSR comes from the coding sequence ATGAGCCGCCGCGTTCTCCTGATCGAACACCTCGTGCGGGCCGGGGGATGCGCCGCGCAGTGTCCGGGGCCGCCTGCTCCGGCCTCAAGGGTCGCTGACGCGATCGCTGCGCGACGGCCTTCGGCCGCCCTTGACCCCGGAGACCTCTACGGCCCCTGGCGGCAGGAGTACGGGCAGGCCAGGGCCTGCCCCAGCGAGGACGCGCAGCGCACCAGCAAGATCCTAAAAGCGAAGATCACCACAACAGAAGTCTCTACGGTTCGAGGGGATTGCCAAGCCGTCAAACCCGCGTCGGAACGCGTGATCGTCTCCGCGGCCTGCCACTTCGTGATGGAAGACCAATCCCACCAGGTTGCAAGCCCTAAGACCACCGCAGAGATTGAGAAGGGAAACCTCGCCATGTCCATGCCCACGACCATCGAGCAAGACAACCTACGGTCGCGTCTGCCCGACCCCGCTCAGTTCTTCCCCGAGCTGGGACAAATCGCCGGAGCCATGCTCAAGGCCACCCTGAACGGTGCGATCCCGCAGACCACCGTCAACCTGGTGCAGCTCCGCGCTGGGCAGATCGTCGGCAGCACGTACCACACCGTCCGGCAAACCGGCCTCCTCCGCAAGGCCGGGGAGACAGAGGAACGCATCACCGCCGTGGCATCCTGGCAGGACGCCCCCTACTTCACCGATGCCGAACGGGTCGCGCTGGAGCTCGTGGAGGCCGCCCTCACCCCGAACCCGTCCGGGGAACGCGTCCCCGACGAGCTGTATGCCAAGGCATCCTTCCACTACGACGACAAGGCGCTGTGGACGCTTACCCTGGCGATGAGCCAGATCTTCTTCTTCATCCCTGTCGCCCTCATCGCCAAGCCTGTCCCCGGTAAGCCCCCCGGGAAGAATTACAGCAGGTAG
- a CDS encoding alpha/beta hydrolase, translated as MKPNTIVLIHGFWVTPRSWEHWITRYRAKGFTVLAPAYPGFEVEVEALNADPTPIEQVTVPQIIESLETLIGGLETPPIIMGHSAGGVFTQILLDHGYGAAGVAINSAPTEGVQVIPLSQIRATFPVLKNPANRHRAVGFTYDQWKYAFTNTFPEDQARATYERYHIPASGNIFWGSALANIHPGKDDNYVDYHNDDRKPLLFVAGEHDHLMPPKIQRSNARHYKSATVTEVVEYPGRSHLMPAEQGWEEIADHALAWALDHS; from the coding sequence ATGAAACCCAATACCATCGTCTTGATCCACGGCTTCTGGGTCACCCCGCGCAGCTGGGAGCACTGGATCACCCGTTACCGGGCCAAGGGGTTCACCGTCCTGGCCCCGGCCTATCCCGGCTTCGAGGTGGAGGTGGAGGCGCTGAACGCCGACCCCACCCCGATCGAGCAGGTCACCGTCCCGCAGATCATCGAGTCCCTGGAGACGCTGATCGGCGGCCTGGAGACGCCACCCATCATCATGGGGCACTCCGCAGGTGGGGTGTTCACCCAGATCCTGCTCGACCACGGGTACGGCGCCGCCGGAGTGGCGATCAACTCCGCGCCCACCGAAGGCGTCCAGGTGATCCCGCTGTCGCAGATCCGCGCCACCTTCCCGGTGCTGAAGAACCCCGCCAACCGGCACAGGGCGGTCGGCTTCACCTACGACCAGTGGAAGTACGCCTTCACCAACACCTTCCCCGAGGACCAGGCACGGGCGACCTACGAGCGCTACCACATTCCCGCCTCCGGCAACATCTTCTGGGGCAGCGCGCTGGCCAACATCCACCCCGGCAAGGACGACAACTACGTCGACTACCACAACGACGACCGCAAGCCGCTGCTGTTCGTCGCCGGCGAGCACGACCACCTCATGCCGCCCAAGATTCAGCGCTCCAACGCCAGGCACTACAAGTCCGCCACCGTCACCGAGGTGGTCGAATACCCCGGCCGCTCCCACCTGATGCCCGCCGAGCAGGGCTGGGAGGAGATCGCCGACCACGCCCTCGCCTGGGCCCTCGACCACAGCTGA
- a CDS encoding transposase, which produces MSETRRRFDQDFKDGAVRIVEETGRPIVRVAQDLGVNAGTLANWVNMARQRRRAGNGGLGEDERAELVRLRREVAELAMERDVLKRSVALWVKDAMGR; this is translated from the coding sequence ATGTCTGAGACACGACGGAGGTTCGATCAGGACTTCAAAGACGGTGCGGTCCGGATCGTTGAGGAGACCGGTAGGCCGATCGTGCGGGTGGCCCAGGATCTGGGGGTCAATGCGGGCACTCTGGCCAACTGGGTGAACATGGCCCGGCAGCGGCGGCGAGCCGGAAACGGCGGCCTGGGCGAGGACGAGCGGGCCGAGTTGGTCCGGCTGCGTCGGGAGGTCGCCGAGCTGGCGATGGAGCGTGATGTGCTCAAGCGCTCGGTGGCCCTCTGGGTCAAGGACGCGATGGGCCGGTGA
- a CDS encoding IS5 family transposase (programmed frameshift) yields the protein MRKGEQLPWIVSDELWARIEPLLPRAERRYRHPGRKRLDDRKALCGILFVLYTAIPWEFLPQELGFGSGMTCWRRLRDWHQAGVWDRLHQTLPAELQAGEQLDWSKAVIDSSHVRAPQGGPTTGPSPVDRAKTGSKHHVITDGNGIPLAVSLTGGNRNDVLRLMPLLEAVPPVRGKVGKVGKPRRRPAALYADRAYDHDCHRRSVREKHVTPVIARRGTAHGSGLGVHRWVVEQTIALLHWFRRLRIRWEIRDDIHEAFLILALAIICWRRLAR from the exons ATGAGGAAGGGTGAGCAGCTGCCCTGGATCGTCTCGGACGAGCTGTGGGCGCGGATCGAACCATTGTTGCCGAGAGCGGAGCGCCGCTACCGGCACCCTGGGCGTAAGCGGCTGGACGACCGTAAGGCGCTATGCGGGATCTTGTTCGTGCTCTACACCGCGATCCCGTGGGAGTTCCTGCCGCAGGAACTGGGTTTTGGCTCGGGGATGACGTGCTGGCGTCGGTTGCGTGACTGGCATCAGGCCGGGGTCTGGGACCGGTTGCATCAGACGTTGCCGGCCGAGTTGCAGGCCGGCGAGCAGCTGGACTGGTCCAAGGCGGTGATCGACAGCTCCCACGTGCGGGCGC CTCAAGGGGGGCCCACAACCGGTCCGAGCCCGGTCGACCGCGCCAAAACGGGCTCGAAACACCATGTGATCACCGATGGCAACGGCATTCCACTGGCCGTGAGCCTGACCGGCGGCAACCGCAACGACGTGCTGCGGTTGATGCCGCTGCTCGAGGCGGTTCCACCGGTGCGCGGCAAGGTGGGCAAGGTGGGCAAGCCCCGTCGACGCCCTGCGGCGCTGTATGCCGACCGGGCCTACGACCACGATTGCCACCGCCGCTCGGTGCGCGAGAAACACGTCACACCGGTCATCGCCCGCCGCGGCACCGCGCACGGTTCTGGCCTCGGCGTCCACCGCTGGGTCGTCGAACAGACGATCGCCCTGCTGCACTGGTTTCGCCGACTACGCATCCGCTGGGAGATCCGCGACGACATTCACGAGGCCTTCCTGATCCTCGCTCTGGCAATCATCTGCTGGCGCCGCCTCGCCCGCTGA
- a CDS encoding MBL fold metallo-hydrolase has protein sequence MSEVRFTHIGGPTVLIEFEGWRLLTDPTFDAPGRTYAFGWGTSSRKLTGPALPPDALPPLDAVLLTHDHHGDNLDDAGRALLATAGVTVTTRSGARRLGGATRGLEAGQSTRLEAPGRPSIEITATPCRHGPPLSHPIVGDVIGFALTWPDQEHGPLWITGDTVLHSALRKTAADLAPGTVLLHLGGVRFPLTGPLRYTMTAADALDLGAAIAPVTVLPVHYEGWQHFQEGREAITASWADAPTAFTGAVTWLTPGTPRAIKV, from the coding sequence ATGTCGGAAGTCAGGTTCACTCACATCGGCGGCCCCACCGTCCTCATCGAGTTCGAAGGCTGGCGACTGCTGACGGACCCGACTTTCGACGCCCCCGGCCGAACCTACGCGTTCGGCTGGGGGACCTCCTCCCGCAAGCTCACCGGCCCCGCCCTGCCGCCGGACGCCCTGCCGCCGCTGGACGCCGTCCTGCTCACCCACGACCACCACGGCGACAACCTCGACGACGCCGGACGCGCCCTGCTGGCCACCGCCGGAGTCACGGTCACCACCCGCTCGGGCGCCCGCCGCCTCGGCGGAGCCACCCGCGGGCTCGAGGCCGGGCAGAGCACCCGGCTGGAGGCGCCCGGCCGCCCGTCGATCGAGATCACCGCCACCCCGTGCCGGCACGGGCCGCCGCTCAGCCATCCCATCGTCGGCGACGTCATCGGCTTCGCACTGACCTGGCCGGACCAGGAGCACGGACCGTTGTGGATCACCGGCGACACCGTGCTGCACTCCGCGCTCCGCAAGACGGCCGCCGACCTCGCCCCGGGCACCGTCCTGCTGCACCTCGGCGGCGTCCGGTTCCCCCTCACCGGCCCGCTCCGTTACACCATGACCGCCGCCGACGCCCTCGACCTCGGCGCGGCCATCGCCCCGGTCACCGTCCTCCCCGTCCACTACGAGGGCTGGCAGCACTTCCAGGAGGGCAGGGAGGCCATCACCGCCTCCTGGGCCGACGCCCCCACCGCCTTCACCGGGGCCGTCACCTGGCTGACGCCGGGCACGCCCCGCGCCATCAAGGTGTGA
- a CDS encoding oxidoreductase: MSWTAEQIPDQTGRTFVVTGANSGLGLATTRALAHKGAHVILAVRDQTRGRRAVEDISITWPGAHLEVRRLDLADPQSVHAFADRLCSDLGRLDVLVNNAGVMAPPRTLTPQGHELQFAANHLGHFALTGLLLDLLAKGNDPRVVTVTSPNHRKAQIFFDDLTGERNYSPMKFYNQSKLANAISGWELHRRLTAAGSPVRSVLAHPGYTSTNLQTSAPSGMVKLLYGHVLAPLAQTPDRGALPQLYAAVAPNLDSGHFFGPDGIAELRGAPTRLQLAPTATNPETGRRLWELSEQLTDYHS; this comes from the coding sequence ATGAGCTGGACTGCCGAGCAGATCCCCGACCAGACCGGCAGGACCTTCGTCGTCACCGGCGCTAACAGCGGCCTCGGCCTGGCAACCACCCGGGCGCTCGCCCACAAGGGCGCACACGTGATCCTTGCCGTGCGCGACCAGACCAGAGGCCGCCGCGCCGTCGAGGACATCAGCATCACCTGGCCCGGTGCCCACCTTGAAGTGCGCCGCCTCGACCTGGCCGATCCGCAGTCGGTTCACGCCTTCGCCGACCGGTTGTGCTCCGACCTCGGACGCCTGGACGTATTGGTCAACAACGCCGGCGTGATGGCACCGCCCCGAACGCTCACCCCGCAGGGCCACGAACTGCAGTTCGCCGCCAACCACCTCGGCCACTTCGCGCTCACCGGCCTGCTCCTCGACCTGCTGGCCAAGGGGAACGACCCCCGCGTGGTAACGGTAACCTCACCCAACCACCGGAAGGCGCAGATCTTCTTCGACGACCTCACCGGCGAGCGCAACTACTCGCCCATGAAGTTCTACAACCAGTCCAAGCTCGCCAACGCGATCTCCGGCTGGGAACTCCACCGGCGGCTCACCGCAGCGGGCAGCCCGGTGCGCAGCGTGCTGGCCCATCCCGGCTACACCTCCACCAACCTGCAGACGAGCGCGCCCAGCGGCATGGTGAAACTCCTGTACGGCCACGTCCTCGCCCCACTCGCCCAGACTCCGGACCGAGGCGCACTACCCCAGCTGTACGCAGCCGTCGCCCCTAACCTGGACAGCGGACACTTCTTCGGCCCCGATGGCATCGCCGAACTACGCGGCGCGCCCACGCGACTCCAGCTGGCTCCCACTGCCACCAACCCCGAGACCGGCCGCCGGCTGTGGGAGCTGTCGGAGCAACTGACCGACTATCATTCGTGA
- a CDS encoding IS3 family transposase, producing MAGFIAAQRAEHGVAHAVACRALGVSQSWFYKWSRRGREGPGERERRRAGLIEAVVSAFHQRKGTEGSPRITARLRRAGWRVSKNTVAKVMAERALAARPKTKRKNTTRPGRGRWRAEDHLRRDFTAPGPDVTWCGDGTEIPTAEGALYLAATEDLFSRRVLGFAMSAHKGAALATASLQMAVALRGGGVAGVRFHSDQGSEYTAADFRRACERMGIVQSMGRVGSALDNAAAESFFSSLEFELLRREPFATHDQARRAIAAWIDDFNTMRLHSTNAMFSPVEFERLDPSVQQRLRAAARQRKEDKRKRKAAARHERKEAA from the coding sequence ATGGCCGGCTTCATCGCCGCTCAGAGGGCCGAGCACGGTGTTGCGCACGCGGTTGCGTGCCGGGCGCTGGGGGTGTCGCAGTCCTGGTTTTATAAGTGGTCGCGGCGGGGGCGCGAGGGTCCTGGCGAGCGCGAACGCCGTCGGGCTGGTCTGATCGAGGCCGTCGTCTCGGCGTTTCATCAGCGCAAAGGCACTGAGGGATCACCGCGGATCACCGCCCGGCTGCGTCGGGCCGGTTGGCGAGTGAGTAAGAACACGGTGGCGAAGGTCATGGCTGAGCGCGCTTTGGCGGCCCGGCCCAAGACCAAGCGCAAGAACACCACCCGGCCGGGCCGGGGCCGGTGGCGGGCCGAGGACCATCTGCGGCGGGACTTCACCGCACCCGGGCCGGACGTGACCTGGTGCGGGGACGGCACCGAGATCCCCACCGCTGAAGGAGCGCTGTATCTGGCGGCCACCGAGGACTTGTTCTCCCGCCGAGTGCTCGGGTTCGCGATGAGCGCGCACAAGGGAGCCGCGCTGGCCACCGCGTCGCTGCAGATGGCGGTCGCCCTGCGGGGCGGTGGCGTCGCGGGTGTGAGGTTTCACAGTGATCAAGGGTCGGAGTACACCGCGGCCGACTTCCGGCGGGCCTGTGAGCGGATGGGCATCGTGCAGTCGATGGGGCGGGTCGGCTCGGCGCTGGACAATGCCGCGGCCGAGTCGTTCTTCTCCAGTTTGGAGTTCGAGTTGTTGCGCCGTGAGCCGTTCGCCACCCATGATCAGGCCCGTCGTGCGATCGCCGCCTGGATCGACGACTTCAACACGATGCGGCTGCATTCGACGAACGCGATGTTTTCGCCGGTGGAGTTCGAGCGGTTGGATCCGTCGGTTCAGCAGCGGTTGCGGGCCGCGGCACGGCAGCGCAAGGAGGACAAGAGGAAACGCAAGGCCGCTGCGCGGCACGAACGGAAGGAGGCGGCATGA
- a CDS encoding transposase domain-containing protein, giving the protein MVRVAAGVFAPGHLGELTQIVPFELVDAVLAETGRVQHRLRELPSRVGVYFLLAMCLFPEVGYRLVWDKMTGGLAGLPAVVSPTAEALRDLPAGWAVRRCRRCLRCCAARWRGR; this is encoded by the coding sequence GTGGTGCGGGTGGCCGCGGGGGTGTTCGCACCGGGGCATCTGGGAGAGCTCACGCAGATCGTGCCGTTCGAGCTGGTGGATGCGGTGTTGGCGGAGACGGGCCGGGTGCAGCACCGGCTCCGGGAGCTTCCCTCCCGGGTTGGGGTGTATTTCCTGCTGGCGATGTGCCTGTTTCCGGAGGTCGGCTACCGGCTTGTCTGGGACAAGATGACAGGCGGCCTGGCTGGGTTGCCCGCGGTTGTCTCACCGACCGCGGAGGCGTTACGTGACCTGCCCGCCGGGTGGGCGGTGCGCCGATGCAGGCGCTGTTTGAGGTGTTGTGCGGCCCGCTGGCGCGGCCGGTGA
- a CDS encoding TetR/AcrR family transcriptional regulator codes for MRSWSDDNPKAQLMQRKRTAIVDAAREAFLDTGYAETSVHRIAAAAGVSIKTVYRHFDGKDDLFSAVMQDACATPEGLRDEHADLPWFTEPPQVALPLAGVDYLRRVLSSTELALYRVVTRDTPRFPELGHRYRQVMEVRVRVLGQYLDHWAPSQGWKIGDPRSAAATFVAMLGRDLFEDALHGVREPTETEIIDRAHTAADQLMTLLRCGI; via the coding sequence ATGCGAAGCTGGTCGGACGACAACCCCAAAGCGCAGCTCATGCAGCGAAAGCGGACGGCGATCGTGGACGCCGCCCGCGAGGCGTTCCTGGACACGGGCTACGCCGAGACCTCGGTGCACCGCATCGCCGCGGCGGCGGGTGTCTCGATCAAGACGGTCTACCGGCATTTCGACGGCAAGGACGACCTGTTCAGCGCCGTCATGCAGGACGCGTGCGCAACGCCCGAGGGCCTGCGGGACGAGCATGCGGATCTGCCGTGGTTCACCGAACCGCCGCAGGTGGCGCTGCCGCTGGCGGGCGTGGACTACCTGCGACGGGTGCTGTCATCGACCGAGCTGGCGCTCTACCGGGTGGTGACGCGGGACACCCCTCGATTCCCCGAGCTGGGGCATCGTTATCGGCAGGTCATGGAAGTGCGAGTGCGCGTGCTGGGGCAATATCTCGACCACTGGGCTCCAAGCCAGGGCTGGAAGATCGGTGACCCGCGCTCGGCAGCTGCGACGTTCGTCGCGATGCTGGGCAGGGATCTGTTCGAGGACGCGTTGCACGGCGTCCGGGAGCCAACTGAGACGGAGATCATCGACCGTGCCCACACCGCGGCGGATCAGCTGATGACGTTGTTGAGATGCGGGATCTAA
- the rox gene encoding rifampin monooxygenase: MIDVIIAGGGPTGLMLAGELRLHGVHVLVLEKEPEPTGHVRALGLHVRSIEVMDQRGLLERFLASGRQFTVGGFFAGITKSWPDRLDTAHSYILGIPQTITERLLTEHATELGAEIRRGRELVGLSQDEYGVTVELADGTRLRSRYLVGCDGGRSTVRRLLGVGFPGEPARVETLLGEMELTEDPATVAAVVAEVRKTQLRFGAIPLGDGAAYRVVVPAEGVAEDRTVPPVLEEFRQRLRVTAGTDFGAHSPRWLSRFGDATRLAERYRTGRVLLAGDAAHIHPPTGGQGLNLGIQDAFNLGWKLAAEVGGWAPEGLLDSYHTERHSVAADVLDNTRAQMELLSLEPGPRSVRRLVSELMDFEEVNRYLIEKITAIGVRYDFGEGHELLGRRMRDVGLKHSRLYELMRGGRGLLLDRTGRLSVAGWADRVDHVVDGSEELDVPAALLRPDGHVAWVGEDQRELLGRLPRWFGAAVG; encoded by the coding sequence ATGATCGACGTGATCATCGCCGGTGGCGGACCGACCGGCTTGATGCTGGCCGGCGAGTTGCGGCTGCACGGCGTGCACGTGCTCGTACTGGAGAAGGAGCCGGAGCCGACCGGGCATGTCCGCGCGCTCGGCCTGCACGTGCGCAGCATCGAGGTGATGGACCAGCGTGGCCTGCTGGAGCGGTTCCTCGCGAGCGGCCGGCAGTTCACGGTCGGTGGTTTCTTCGCCGGCATCACCAAGTCGTGGCCCGACCGGCTGGACACCGCGCATTCGTACATCCTCGGCATCCCGCAGACCATCACCGAGCGCCTGCTGACCGAGCACGCCACCGAGCTCGGCGCCGAGATCCGGCGCGGTCGCGAGCTGGTCGGGCTGAGCCAGGACGAGTACGGGGTGACCGTCGAGCTGGCCGACGGCACGCGGCTGCGCTCGCGCTACCTCGTCGGCTGCGACGGCGGCCGCAGCACGGTGCGCAGGCTGCTCGGCGTCGGCTTCCCCGGCGAGCCCGCCAGGGTCGAGACGCTGCTGGGCGAGATGGAGCTGACCGAGGATCCGGCGACGGTCGCCGCCGTCGTCGCGGAGGTCCGCAAGACCCAACTGCGGTTCGGCGCCATCCCCCTCGGGGACGGGGCGGCGTACCGCGTCGTCGTGCCCGCCGAAGGGGTGGCCGAGGACCGCACGGTCCCGCCGGTCCTAGAGGAGTTCAGGCAGCGGCTGCGGGTGACCGCGGGTACCGACTTCGGCGCGCACTCGCCGCGCTGGCTGTCTCGGTTCGGCGACGCCACCCGGCTGGCCGAGCGCTACCGGACCGGCCGGGTGCTGCTGGCCGGCGACGCGGCGCACATCCACCCGCCGACCGGCGGGCAGGGGCTCAACCTCGGCATCCAGGACGCGTTCAACCTCGGCTGGAAACTGGCCGCCGAAGTCGGCGGCTGGGCGCCGGAGGGGCTGCTGGACAGCTACCACACCGAACGGCACTCGGTGGCCGCAGACGTGCTGGACAACACCCGCGCGCAGATGGAGCTGCTGTCCCTCGAGCCGGGCCCCCGGTCGGTGCGCCGGCTGGTGTCGGAACTGATGGACTTCGAGGAGGTGAACCGGTACCTGATCGAGAAGATCACTGCGATCGGGGTGCGCTACGACTTCGGCGAGGGGCACGAGCTGCTCGGCCGGCGGATGCGGGACGTGGGGCTGAAGCACAGCCGCCTCTACGAGCTGATGCGCGGCGGCCGCGGGCTGCTGCTCGACCGGACCGGCCGGCTCTCGGTGGCGGGCTGGGCGGATCGGGTCGACCACGTCGTCGACGGCAGCGAGGAACTGGACGTGCCCGCGGCGCTGCTGCGGCCGGACGGCCACGTGGCGTGGGTCGGTGAGGACCAGCGGGAACTGCTCGGCCGGCTGCCCAGGTGGTTCGGCGCCGCCGTCGGCTGA